In Blastocatellia bacterium, a genomic segment contains:
- the deoC gene encoding deoxyribose-phosphate aldolase produces the protein MGGKPEPAETARDLARYIDHTLLRPEATREEILRVCEEALAYGFAAVVVNPYWVREVARRLEGSAVRPCTVVGFPLGATFSDVKVYETRRAIFEGAREIDMVINIGALKSGQGEIVEQDIRAVVEACHEFGVLCKVILETALLTEEEKVKACVLAKRAGADFVKTSTGFSKGGATIEDVLLLRRVVGPEMGVKAAGGIRDAEMARRLLQAGATRLGASAGVKIVQEAAQKAREV, from the coding sequence CTGGGAGGGAAACCGGAGCCGGCTGAAACGGCGCGCGATTTGGCGCGCTACATTGATCATACGCTTCTGCGGCCGGAGGCGACGCGCGAAGAGATCCTTCGGGTGTGCGAGGAAGCGCTCGCTTATGGATTCGCCGCCGTCGTGGTCAATCCCTACTGGGTGCGCGAAGTCGCCCGGCGGCTCGAAGGATCAGCGGTAAGACCGTGCACGGTCGTCGGATTCCCGTTGGGAGCGACGTTCTCCGATGTGAAAGTTTACGAGACGCGGCGCGCGATCTTCGAGGGCGCGCGCGAGATTGATATGGTCATCAACATCGGGGCGTTGAAATCGGGACAGGGTGAGATCGTCGAGCAGGACATTCGCGCCGTGGTCGAGGCTTGTCATGAGTTCGGCGTCCTCTGCAAGGTCATCTTGGAGACGGCGCTTCTGACCGAAGAGGAGAAGGTGAAGGCATGCGTCTTGGCCAAGCGCGCGGGAGCAGATTTCGTGAAGACCTCGACGGGATTCAGCAAGGGCGGGGCAACGATCGAGGATGTCCTGTTGCTGCGCCGCGTGGTCGGGCCGGAGATGGGGGTGAAGGCAGCCGGGGGGATCCGCGACGCCGAGATGGCGCGCCGCTTGCTCCAAGCGGGAGCGACCCGCCTCGGCGCAAGCGCGGGCGTGAAGATCGTGCAAGAGGCCGCTCAAAAGGCGCGCGAAGTATGA
- a CDS encoding HAD hydrolase family protein: protein MDEEIKRRAQAIRVLLMDCDGVLTDGRIILLPDGDDIKLFDAHDGQGLKLAARAGLRTGVITIRHSRTLERRAAEVAVHHLYQGVERKLEAYERILREEGARDEEVAYIGDDLPDLPPMRRAGLAVAVANAVEDVKRAAHYVTRCAGGRGAVRETIELILKAQGRWERVLADYLEASGCSTL from the coding sequence ATGGATGAGGAAATCAAGCGTCGCGCGCAAGCCATTCGCGTGCTCCTCATGGATTGCGACGGAGTGCTCACAGACGGGCGCATCATCCTGCTGCCCGACGGCGATGACATCAAGCTCTTCGACGCGCACGATGGACAAGGATTGAAGCTCGCCGCGCGTGCCGGATTGCGGACGGGGGTGATCACGATCCGACATTCGCGCACGTTGGAGCGGCGCGCAGCCGAAGTTGCCGTGCATCATCTATACCAGGGCGTGGAACGCAAACTCGAGGCCTACGAACGCATCCTGCGCGAGGAGGGCGCGCGCGATGAGGAGGTCGCGTACATCGGGGATGACCTTCCCGATCTTCCTCCGATGCGGCGCGCGGGGTTGGCTGTGGCCGTCGCCAATGCCGTCGAGGATGTCAAGCGCGCAGCGCACTATGTGACTCGATGCGCGGGCGGGCGCGGCGCCGTGCGCGAGACGATCGAGCTGATCCTCAAGGCGCAAGGGAGGTGGGAGCGCGTGCTCGCCGATTATCTCGAAGCGTCGGGATGTTCGACGCTGTGA
- a CDS encoding tetratricopeptide repeat protein: MRRRWRDRVWGGVLALAISGAVGRSFAQEPTAPAYLLLRVERYEGRVSLMPAEARASVRMTLTVTNPSSQVVDRIMLRLGPIAEIGEIRLEETPLSFTSRKDEMTGLVNYALTLPEPVRAGQTVRLALTYTVHVEEATPRAALTPEECVLLPESLWLPMIHTPFQIEYRVDLSPFTLSIESPDALFGLSSGRLVAEKVEGGRRLVTFEEPMLAQPIFIARDFERVGGDQGGVEFHVPRGLTTLRAETLERLRAEIGRLREFYTAFFGVPLERTIRVIASSEVPAYGAPGLLILDERIFAREVLDEDVLFFLAAQMARLWMGARVNIRGVGHAVLDQGMPSYLALLYLEHRFGASGRDRAIERFRRAYATLVSGGSAYDVPLLRQTLLARQYYTSIFNKTPMVLRLLAHALGPERFHGLLRDMFARSDANLAFEDFQRRCMALDASEVIKSIFDQWFADVVLPDFAVGKPVAEADTWTVQVANFGSGEAVVEVEGITTQGRRLRQSVRVEAQGYGQARFRDEPVSVTVDPDRLYLQADYTNDTWPRRPSADRLVSQGTLALVQGRVQEAETMLRQALAQDPDRPLAQAALARALALLGRGDEAEGYVQKALAQEPIALGVYAWAQMALGEIALARGQSAQAAEHFRQASFAFAEDISLLMARDALIRAESAAQKLPAVERSVQEFIRQLDGALSTGRPAAVREIVTPQNLKRFITGASFLKEWKTEILRAEALDRNRVLVDARIAATTVGGRQTSSRALYVLRRSDGRWILNDIPVFLER; encoded by the coding sequence ATGAGGCGACGGTGGCGTGATCGCGTCTGGGGGGGGGTCCTGGCGCTCGCCATCTCGGGAGCAGTGGGGCGCTCTTTCGCGCAGGAGCCGACGGCACCCGCCTATTTGCTCTTGCGGGTGGAGCGCTACGAGGGGCGCGTGAGCCTCATGCCGGCCGAGGCGCGGGCAAGCGTGCGGATGACGCTCACGGTCACGAATCCTTCGTCGCAGGTCGTGGATCGCATCATGCTGCGCCTGGGGCCGATCGCCGAAATTGGGGAGATCCGTCTGGAAGAGACGCCGCTCTCGTTCACTTCGCGCAAAGATGAGATGACCGGACTGGTCAACTACGCCCTGACGCTCCCGGAACCCGTGCGGGCTGGACAAACCGTGCGCCTCGCGCTCACCTACACGGTCCATGTGGAGGAGGCGACGCCGCGTGCGGCGCTGACGCCGGAAGAATGCGTGCTCTTGCCCGAGAGCCTTTGGTTGCCGATGATTCACACGCCGTTTCAGATCGAGTATCGCGTAGATCTGTCGCCCTTCACCTTGAGCATCGAGAGCCCGGACGCGCTCTTTGGTCTCTCCTCGGGACGATTGGTGGCGGAGAAAGTGGAGGGGGGGAGGCGCCTCGTGACGTTCGAGGAACCAATGCTCGCGCAGCCCATCTTCATCGCGCGCGATTTCGAGCGAGTTGGGGGGGATCAGGGCGGCGTGGAATTCCATGTGCCGCGCGGATTGACGACGCTTCGCGCAGAGACGCTCGAGCGCTTGCGGGCGGAGATCGGTCGCCTCCGCGAGTTCTACACGGCATTCTTCGGCGTTCCCCTGGAGCGGACGATACGCGTGATCGCATCGAGCGAGGTCCCGGCCTATGGCGCGCCGGGGCTGCTGATCCTTGATGAGCGCATCTTCGCCCGCGAGGTGCTCGACGAAGACGTGCTCTTCTTCCTGGCCGCTCAGATGGCGCGGCTTTGGATGGGCGCGCGCGTGAACATTCGGGGCGTCGGACATGCCGTCTTGGACCAAGGGATGCCGAGCTATCTCGCCCTCCTCTATCTGGAGCATCGATTCGGAGCGTCTGGTCGAGATCGAGCGATCGAGCGCTTCCGACGAGCTTACGCAACGCTCGTGAGTGGGGGGAGCGCTTACGATGTCCCATTGTTGCGGCAAACGCTGCTGGCGCGTCAGTACTACACGAGCATCTTCAATAAGACGCCGATGGTGTTACGGCTGCTGGCGCACGCGCTCGGACCCGAGCGCTTCCATGGGCTTCTGCGCGACATGTTTGCGCGTTCGGACGCGAATCTCGCGTTCGAGGATTTCCAACGCCGGTGCATGGCGCTCGATGCGTCGGAGGTCATCAAGAGCATCTTCGATCAATGGTTCGCCGACGTCGTGCTGCCGGATTTCGCCGTGGGGAAGCCCGTGGCGGAAGCCGACACGTGGACCGTTCAGGTGGCGAATTTCGGCAGCGGCGAGGCCGTGGTTGAGGTGGAGGGGATCACGACTCAAGGACGACGTCTGCGACAATCGGTGCGCGTCGAAGCACAGGGGTACGGACAGGCGCGATTTCGCGATGAGCCTGTGTCCGTCACCGTAGATCCGGATCGCTTGTATCTTCAAGCCGATTACACGAACGATACGTGGCCTCGGCGGCCCTCGGCCGATCGGCTGGTGAGTCAAGGGACGCTGGCCTTGGTGCAGGGAAGGGTCCAAGAAGCGGAAACGATGCTGCGTCAGGCGCTCGCGCAAGATCCGGATCGTCCGCTCGCGCAAGCGGCGTTAGCCCGCGCGCTCGCGCTTTTAGGAAGGGGAGATGAAGCGGAGGGATACGTGCAGAAAGCGCTCGCTCAGGAGCCGATAGCGCTCGGTGTGTACGCGTGGGCGCAGATGGCGTTGGGAGAGATCGCGCTGGCGCGCGGGCAATCGGCGCAGGCGGCTGAGCATTTTCGCCAAGCGAGCTTCGCCTTCGCCGAGGACATCTCGTTGCTCATGGCTCGCGATGCCCTCATTCGAGCCGAAAGCGCTGCGCAAAAGCTTCCGGCGGTTGAACGTTCCGTTCAGGAGTTCATTCGTCAACTTGACGGCGCGCTCAGCACCGGCCGACCGGCCGCCGTGCGCGAGATCGTCACGCCGCAGAATTTGAAGCGATTCATCACGGGGGCTTCGTTCCTCAAGGAATGGAAGACGGAGATCCTGCGCGCGGAGGCCCTCGATCGCAATCGCGTCCTGGTGGATGCTCGGATCGCGGCGACGACGGTCGGCGGAAGACAAACGTCGTCGCGCGCCCTCTACGTCTTGCGGCGAAGCGACGGGCGTTGGATCCTGAATGACATTCCCGTGTTCCTCGAACGCTGA
- the kdsA gene encoding 3-deoxy-8-phosphooctulonate synthase, which produces MNRKSFRIGDRVIGGPDLLVIAGPCVIESEEHALWMAERLAEIAGRLGLPYIFKASYDKANRSSIHSFRGPGLEAGLKILARIRREVGVPILTDVHETVQVGPVSEVVDVLQIPAFLSRQTDLIVAAARSGRAVNIKKGQFLAPWDMRYVIEKATTVGCERILVTERGTTFGYNNLVVDMRSLPILRTFGYPVILDVTHSVQLPGGAGGRSSGQSEFIEPLARAGVACGVDGIFMEVHDQPERALSDGPNSLPLERVAPLLTVLKEIHQLVRSVEGARGDEATVA; this is translated from the coding sequence ATGAACAGGAAAAGCTTTCGTATTGGGGATCGGGTGATCGGGGGGCCGGATCTGCTGGTCATCGCCGGGCCCTGCGTCATCGAGAGCGAGGAACATGCCCTCTGGATGGCCGAACGCTTGGCTGAGATCGCGGGGCGGCTCGGACTCCCGTACATCTTCAAGGCCTCTTATGACAAAGCGAATCGCTCCTCGATCCATTCGTTTCGGGGGCCAGGGTTGGAGGCCGGCTTGAAAATTCTCGCCCGGATCAGGCGCGAGGTGGGGGTGCCCATCCTCACTGATGTGCATGAGACGGTGCAGGTCGGGCCCGTGAGCGAGGTCGTGGATGTGCTGCAGATCCCGGCTTTCCTCTCCCGACAGACGGATCTGATCGTCGCCGCAGCTCGAAGTGGGCGTGCCGTCAACATCAAAAAAGGGCAGTTCCTGGCGCCGTGGGACATGCGGTATGTGATCGAGAAGGCGACCACCGTCGGATGCGAGCGGATTCTGGTGACGGAACGGGGCACGACCTTCGGCTACAACAATCTCGTCGTGGACATGCGCTCGCTGCCGATCCTGCGTACGTTTGGGTATCCGGTCATCTTGGACGTGACGCACAGCGTGCAGTTGCCGGGAGGAGCGGGAGGGCGCAGCTCCGGGCAATCGGAGTTCATCGAGCCTTTGGCGCGCGCGGGCGTCGCGTGCGGCGTGGATGGGATCTTCATGGAGGTGCACGATCAACCGGAGCGCGCGCTCTCGGATGGTCCGAATTCGCTCCCCTTGGAGCGCGTGGCTCCGCTGCTCACCGTGCTCAAGGAGATTCATCAGCTCGTTCGCTCTGTCGAGGGGGCGCGTGGAGATGAGGCGACGGTGGCGTGA
- a CDS encoding DsrE family protein yields the protein MKKVAIIVSNGSFNNLFQVSTLIRALTASQETSVRVFFRDEAIVKVTRARINELNFSDLVRPMESEIMRRLREADFVDLHAFLRDSKEHGDDVRLFACTSSMYMYGVREEDLIPEIDGARTLTDFLLEEVSDAEKVFTF from the coding sequence ATGAAGAAGGTCGCGATCATTGTGTCCAACGGCAGTTTCAACAATCTCTTCCAAGTGAGCACGCTCATTCGCGCGTTGACGGCATCGCAGGAGACCTCAGTGCGCGTCTTCTTTCGCGACGAAGCCATCGTGAAGGTCACTCGGGCGCGCATCAACGAGTTGAATTTCTCGGACCTCGTTCGCCCGATGGAGTCGGAGATCATGCGGCGGCTTCGGGAAGCGGACTTCGTGGACCTGCATGCCTTCTTGCGCGATTCCAAAGAGCACGGTGATGACGTGCGGCTATTCGCTTGCACATCCTCGATGTACATGTATGGCGTTCGGGAGGAAGATTTGATCCCGGAGATTGACGGCGCGCGCACGCTCACGGACTTCCTGCTGGAAGAAGTGAGCGATGCGGAGAAGGTCTTCACGTTCTGA
- a CDS encoding ABC transporter substrate-binding protein: MVLILLGFLPPLGCHRPQQTHTLVIAIEAPPLTFDPRGPTNAVTARLQQLLFNTLTQKDERFEIIPELAESWEISDDFTVYTFRLRRGVRFHDGRELTARDVAYTFNTLIAPTFDSPKRAALSKLERVEPVDSHTVVFRCREPYRGLLVDLIAIGIIPEHSGETIARQPIGTGPFRFVRYVENQEVELLAFPEHFQGAPRVRQLRVKIVRDPTTLALELLGGTVHFALNAQLSPDFVAEQQASQQLQVAISDGAALEYLGLNTTDPILRDRRVRQAIAYGINRQAIIVNLLRGQARPAKSVLPPTHWAYHETVKTYEYDPARARQLLDEAGYRDPDGEGPQPRFRLTLKTSSAEHPRKIATALQEQLRAIGIELQIQSFEFQTFLNDINTGNFQLFFLRQIGANQFPDIFKAAFGSRSIPNDPTIRESERTGFLNRARYRNPQLDVLIARAEAANDRAEQRALYARIQEILAEDVPWIYLWYPANIALANPRVRIPTIPTSGDFQFLKDVEVP, encoded by the coding sequence ATGGTGCTCATTCTCCTCGGATTCCTCCCCCCGCTCGGATGCCATCGCCCGCAACAGACGCATACCCTCGTCATCGCCATTGAGGCACCGCCGCTGACCTTCGATCCGCGCGGCCCCACAAACGCCGTGACCGCGCGCTTGCAGCAGCTCCTCTTCAACACGCTCACGCAGAAGGACGAACGCTTTGAGATCATCCCGGAGCTGGCCGAGTCCTGGGAGATCTCCGACGATTTCACCGTCTATACGTTCCGCCTCCGCCGCGGCGTGCGATTCCACGATGGCCGAGAACTGACGGCGCGGGACGTCGCCTATACGTTCAACACGCTGATCGCTCCGACGTTCGACTCCCCTAAGCGAGCGGCCTTAAGCAAGCTCGAACGCGTCGAACCCGTGGACTCTCACACCGTCGTCTTTCGCTGTCGCGAGCCCTATCGGGGATTGCTCGTGGATCTGATCGCCATCGGCATCATCCCGGAGCATTCGGGCGAAACGATCGCGCGACAACCGATCGGCACTGGCCCCTTCCGATTCGTGCGTTACGTGGAGAACCAAGAGGTAGAACTGCTTGCCTTCCCGGAGCATTTTCAGGGCGCACCGCGCGTCCGCCAACTTCGGGTGAAGATCGTGCGCGATCCGACGACGCTCGCTCTGGAGCTGCTCGGGGGGACCGTTCACTTCGCCTTGAACGCACAACTTTCGCCCGACTTCGTGGCCGAGCAGCAAGCGAGCCAACAGCTCCAGGTCGCGATCTCTGACGGCGCTGCGCTCGAATACCTCGGACTCAACACGACCGATCCCATTCTCCGAGATCGCCGCGTGCGACAAGCGATCGCCTACGGGATCAATCGCCAGGCCATCATCGTGAACCTGCTGCGCGGACAAGCCCGACCGGCCAAGAGCGTCCTCCCGCCGACGCATTGGGCCTATCACGAAACCGTGAAGACCTACGAATACGATCCGGCGCGTGCCCGCCAACTGCTGGATGAGGCCGGGTATCGCGATCCCGACGGCGAGGGTCCGCAGCCGCGCTTTCGTCTCACGCTCAAGACTTCCTCGGCCGAACATCCACGAAAGATCGCCACGGCCCTTCAAGAGCAACTGCGCGCCATCGGCATCGAGTTGCAGATTCAGTCCTTCGAATTCCAGACGTTTTTGAACGACATCAACACGGGGAATTTCCAGCTCTTCTTCCTCCGGCAGATCGGCGCGAACCAATTCCCGGACATCTTCAAAGCGGCCTTCGGCTCCCGCTCGATTCCGAACGATCCGACGATCCGGGAGTCGGAACGAACGGGTTTCCTCAACCGCGCCCGCTATCGAAATCCGCAACTGGACGTTCTGATCGCGCGCGCTGAGGCGGCCAACGATCGCGCTGAACAGCGCGCCCTTTATGCGCGAATTCAGGAGATCCTGGCCGAGGATGTGCCGTGGATCTACCTCTGGTATCCGGCTAACATCGCCTTGGCGAATCCCCGCGTGCGCATTCCGACCATCCCCACCTCCGGCGATTTCCAATTCCTGAAAGATGTCGAGGTGCCGTAA